CGTTTGCGAGCAGCGCCGTCCATTCGCGGGCGGCGAGATCAGGCAAGGGCTGGCCGACGAGATTGAGACGAATGCCGACCGCGCCGGCGCGGTCGAGCGCGCGCAGCTCGTCCGCGGTGATGGTGGGATCGACCACGGCAATGCCGCGCAGGCGCCCAGCCGCCTGCTTCAGGCATTCGACCAGATAGGAATTGTCGGTGCCGAGAAAGCTCGGCTGCACCAGCACGCCATTCGTCATGCCGTTGCGATCGAGCTGCTCCAGATACAGCGGCAGCGGCGCGTCGTAGTCCGGCGCATAGCGCCGGCCCGGAGCGAGCTTGAGGCCGCGGTGGAAGACATGGGCGTGGGTGTCGATATCGGGCAAGGCCGCCTCACTCCTGGCTGTGGTCGCAACCACCGTGGCGAGCGACGCAAGGCCCGCGCCGAACTGGCGACGCGTGAGGCCGCGCTGGGCGAATGTCATGGTGGCTACTCCCCATCTGTCGTCAGGCGCGCGTCGCGGCGGTCTGCTCAAAAACCTTGCCGCGGGTCTCGGGGAGCATCAGCACCGCGATCAGCACCAGCGAATAAGCAAACGCCGCATCGATGCCGATCGCCGGTCCA
The genomic region above belongs to Bradyrhizobium arachidis and contains:
- a CDS encoding amidohydrolase family protein, producing MTFAQRGLTRRQFGAGLASLATVVATTARSEAALPDIDTHAHVFHRGLKLAPGRRYAPDYDAPLPLYLEQLDRNGMTNGVLVQPSFLGTDNSYLVECLKQAAGRLRGIAVVDPTITADELRALDRAGAVGIRLNLVGQPLPDLAAREWTALLANVKAMGWQVEVQRNASDLAVLAPQLLDHGVTVVLDHYALPDPKLGIADPGFRSVLKLGATKNVWVKISAPYRNGAIGEDFAKAAYPLLRDAYGVDRLLWGSDWPHTQFEASQSYQKNRQFLDTLISEASERAQVLASPRSLFRF